From one uncultured Bacteroides sp. genomic stretch:
- a CDS encoding DUF5723 family protein, giving the protein MKSRLLIIILTFLAGGAFTNIPAQTLNSSYFLEGATYRHQLNPAFMGDRNYISFPALGNINVGTTSTMGLTDFIYKFNDPTGKYDLTTFMNSAVDRNQFLGKLKTNNQINTNVGLTILSTGFYAFGGFNTFELNLKSNTSFNLPYELFNFMKTGMDQEVYHINNFAANSNNYVELALGHAHKVNDRLTIGAKLKFLAGIANVNAKIDSMDIALTGDKWNIMANGTLNTAVGGGHYKTKASNPGEINGFDVDKAGAAGYGAGIDLGATYKLLDNLILSASALDLGFISWNNNQKGATHNKESFTFEGFNNIAVDPEEGDPNDVDTQFDNIKDDLKAMTKFYDEGKVSRTTMLATTINLGAEYKLPFYDKLSVGLLSTTHVNRPYTWTQAMLAANISPLRWLGASVNYSYSTFGSNLGWMLNFHPKGFTFFVGSDRMITSVTPQYVPMGNANANLCFGFNITFGRHRD; this is encoded by the coding sequence ATGAAATCACGTTTATTAATCATTATATTGACATTTCTTGCAGGAGGGGCGTTTACAAATATCCCGGCACAAACATTGAACTCTTCATACTTCCTGGAAGGGGCGACATATCGCCATCAACTAAACCCTGCTTTCATGGGAGATAGAAATTATATCAGTTTTCCAGCACTTGGAAACATAAATGTGGGAACCACCAGTACCATGGGACTGACTGATTTTATCTATAAATTCAATGACCCAACAGGTAAATATGATCTTACCACTTTTATGAATTCAGCGGTTGACAGGAATCAATTTCTGGGAAAACTGAAGACTAATAATCAGATAAACACCAACGTGGGATTGACTATTCTTTCTACCGGATTTTATGCGTTTGGAGGATTTAATACTTTTGAACTTAATCTGAAATCCAATACTTCATTCAACCTTCCATATGAGTTGTTTAACTTCATGAAAACCGGTATGGACCAGGAAGTTTACCACATTAATAACTTTGCTGCAAACTCAAATAATTATGTGGAGTTAGCTTTAGGACATGCTCATAAGGTTAACGATAGGCTAACGATTGGAGCAAAATTGAAATTTTTGGCAGGTATAGCTAATGTTAATGCTAAGATTGATAGTATGGATATTGCTTTGACTGGCGACAAGTGGAATATAATGGCAAACGGAACGCTAAACACTGCTGTAGGCGGTGGACATTATAAAACAAAAGCAAGTAATCCGGGTGAAATAAATGGTTTTGATGTTGATAAAGCTGGTGCTGCAGGTTATGGTGCCGGCATTGACTTGGGAGCAACTTATAAATTACTGGATAATTTAATCTTGTCGGCTTCAGCGCTCGACTTAGGATTTATTTCCTGGAACAATAATCAGAAAGGGGCTACTCATAATAAAGAATCATTTACTTTTGAAGGTTTTAACAATATTGCAGTAGATCCGGAAGAAGGAGATCCAAATGATGTTGATACGCAGTTTGATAATATAAAAGATGACCTGAAAGCTATGACTAAGTTTTATGACGAGGGGAAAGTTAGCCGTACTACCATGTTAGCAACTACGATTAATCTGGGAGCGGAATATAAACTTCCTTTTTATGATAAACTTTCGGTGGGACTGCTTTCTACTACTCATGTAAATAGGCCTTACACATGGACTCAGGCTATGTTGGCGGCAAATATAAGTCCATTGCGATGGCTGGGTGCATCGGTAAACTATTCTTATTCCACTTTTGGCTCTAATCTGGGATGGATGCTGAATTTTCATCCTAAAGGATTTACTTTCTTTGTTGGGTCAGATCGAATGATAACAAGTGTAACCCCTCAGTATGTGCCAATGGGTAATGCGAATGCAAACCTCTGTTTTGGTTTTAATATTACATTCGGACGTCACAGAGATTAG
- a CDS encoding DUF4924 family protein, translated as MLIAQKLKQTNIAEYLIYMWQIEDLIRAAGCDIEKLKSDFISQYKINDDDKAKLIQWYEDLIGMMRDEDVLEKGHLQINRNVIISLTDLHLQLLRSTKEPFYGAAYYKALPFIVELRNKSGNTEEPELETCFEALYGAMLLKLQKKEISQETGKALEVIAKFLSLLSNYYEKDRNGELKLDD; from the coding sequence ATGTTAATAGCTCAGAAACTAAAGCAAACCAATATTGCAGAATACCTCATATACATGTGGCAGATTGAAGATCTTATCCGTGCTGCCGGATGTGATATCGAAAAGTTGAAATCAGACTTTATCAGCCAGTATAAAATCAATGACGACGATAAGGCGAAATTAATCCAATGGTATGAAGACCTTATTGGAATGATGCGTGATGAAGATGTGCTGGAAAAGGGACACTTGCAGATTAACAGGAATGTGATTATCTCATTGACAGATCTGCATCTGCAGTTACTTCGTTCTACCAAAGAGCCTTTTTATGGTGCTGCTTATTATAAAGCATTGCCTTTTATTGTGGAACTACGCAACAAAAGCGGAAACACAGAAGAACCTGAACTGGAAACATGTTTTGAGGCACTTTATGGAGCTATGTTATTAAAGCTCCAAAAAAAGGAAATTTCCCAGGAAACAGGTAAAGCGCTTGAAGTGATTGCTAAATTTCTTTCACTATTGTCGAACTATTACGAAAAAGATAGAAACGGAGAATTAAAATTAGACGATTAA
- a CDS encoding NCS2 family permease: protein MIEKLFKLTENKTNVRQEIIAGLITFLTMSYILAVNPSILSATGMDKSALFTTTALATIIGTLLMAFLPNLPIAQAPGMGLNNFFAFSVVLTMGYSWQMALTAVFIEGLIFIILTFFNVRELIVKSIPKTLKEAIPVGIGLFITLIGLKNAGIIVGNPHTLVCMGDLANHNVWIAVIGLIITGALFAKNVHGSILIGIVVATVCGIFFGEVHTPADGIFSLPPSIQPIFFKFDWNHLFSFDMLVVVFTFLFVNLFDTVGTLIGVASKAGFIDENGNFPQVKKALFADALATTFGAVLGTSTVTSYVESCAGVASGGRTGLTAVSTAFMFFIALFLSPLFLMVPGSATAPALIIVGLFMISSIVKVNFDDMTESLPAFLTIVMMPFCYSIAQGIVFGFLSYTFLKVCTGQAKKVSITVFVISLLFLIKMVIDGMHLV from the coding sequence ATGATCGAAAAACTATTTAAACTGACGGAGAACAAAACAAACGTCAGACAGGAAATCATTGCAGGATTAATCACATTCCTGACAATGTCTTACATTTTAGCTGTTAACCCAAGCATTCTTAGTGCAACAGGAATGGACAAATCTGCCCTGTTTACCACAACAGCTTTAGCTACAATTATCGGAACGCTTTTAATGGCTTTCTTACCAAATCTTCCTATTGCTCAGGCACCGGGAATGGGGCTTAATAATTTCTTTGCTTTTTCCGTGGTGCTTACCATGGGATACAGCTGGCAAATGGCTCTTACTGCAGTATTCATTGAAGGTCTTATATTTATAATTCTTACTTTCTTTAACGTGCGTGAATTGATTGTGAAAAGTATTCCAAAGACACTTAAAGAGGCTATTCCGGTTGGTATCGGGCTTTTCATCACTTTAATCGGATTGAAGAATGCCGGTATTATTGTTGGTAATCCTCATACACTTGTATGTATGGGCGATTTAGCTAATCACAACGTATGGATTGCGGTAATTGGTCTTATCATTACCGGTGCTTTGTTTGCAAAGAACGTTCACGGTTCCATATTGATAGGTATTGTTGTAGCAACAGTTTGCGGGATCTTCTTCGGAGAAGTGCACACTCCTGCTGACGGGATATTCTCACTTCCTCCTTCCATTCAACCTATATTCTTCAAGTTTGACTGGAATCATTTATTCTCTTTCGATATGCTGGTTGTGGTATTCACCTTCTTGTTCGTCAACCTGTTCGATACAGTAGGAACTCTGATTGGTGTAGCTTCAAAAGCTGGGTTTATAGATGAAAACGGAAACTTCCCACAAGTGAAGAAAGCTCTTTTTGCTGATGCATTGGCAACTACATTCGGAGCTGTTTTAGGGACAAGTACTGTAACTTCATACGTAGAAAGCTGTGCTGGTGTAGCTTCTGGCGGTAGAACCGGATTAACAGCCGTTAGCACAGCCTTTATGTTCTTCATCGCCTTATTTCTATCTCCTCTGTTCCTGATGGTACCTGGTTCGGCAACAGCTCCGGCGCTTATCATTGTTGGTTTGTTTATGATCTCTTCAATCGTTAAGGTTAACTTCGACGACATGACAGAGTCTCTGCCTGCATTCCTTACAATTGTAATGATGCCATTCTGTTACAGTATCGCTCAAGGTATTGTATTCGGATTCCTGAGCTATACTTTCCTGAAAGTATGCACAGGACAAGCAAAAAAAGTATCTATTACCGTATTTGTTATCTCTTTATTATTCCTGATAAAGATGGTGATTGATGGAATGCATTTAGTGTAA
- the purL gene encoding phosphoribosylformylglycinamidine synthase, translating into MILFFRTPSQSVVAVEADHEFSSEDIKKLSWLLGEANVESEDQLQGYFVGPRKEMITPWSTNAVEITQNMGIEGILRIEEYFPVQDENADRDPMLQRMYKGLNQGVFTTNRQPEAIIYIDDLAAYNEKEGLALSQEEMDYLINMEKSMGRKLTDSEVFGFAQINSEHCRHKIFGGTFIIDGKEMESSLFQMIKKTTAENPNKIISAYKDNVAFAEGPVVEQFAPADHSTSDYFQIKDIKTVISLKAETHNFPTTVEPFNGASTGTGGEIRDRMGGGKGSLPIAGTAVYMTSYPRTDEGREWEELLPVREWLYQTPEQILIKASNGASDFGNKFGQPLICGSVLTFEHNENDVRYGYDKVIMLAGGVGYGTQRDCLKGKPETGNKVVVLGGDNYRIGLGGGSVSSVDTGRYTSGIELNAVQRANAEMQKRANNVVRALCEEDVNPIVSIHDHGSAGHVNCLSELVEENGGVIHMDKLPIGDKTLSAKEIIANESQERMGLLIKEEAIEHVRKIAERERAPMYVVGETTGDARFAFEQADGVRPFDLSVDQMFGSSPKTYMIDKTVEAHYENATYNIDNLDEYLTRVLQLEAVACKDWLTNKVDRSVTGKVARQQCQGELQLPLSDCGVVALDYRGEKGIATSIGHAPQAALADPAAGSILAVSEALTNLVWAPLAEGMDSISLSANWMWPCRSMEGEDARLYTAVKALSDFCCDLQINVPTGKDSLSMTQKYPDGSKVVSPGTVIVSAGAEVSDIKKVVSPVLVNDEKSYLYHIDFSFDELKLGGSAFAQSLNKIGDDVPCVQDSEYFRDAFLAIQELVNKGLIMAGHDISAGGLITTLLEMCFANTEGGLEVNLDKLKETDLVKILFAENPGVVIQVKHKAEVEKILEDAGVGFVMIAKPTDERHILVSKDDATYQFGIDYMRDVWYSSSYLLDRKQSMNGCAKARFENYKMQPLEFVYNKDFKGKFSQYSISPDRRTPSGIKAAIIREKGTNGEREMAYSLYLAGFDVKDVTMTDLISGRETLEDINMIVCCGGFSNSDVLGSAKGWAGGFLFNEKAKSALDKFFARKDTLSLGICNGCQLMIELGLINPEHEKKAKMLHNNSHKFESTFIGVTIPTNRSVMFGSLSGSKLGIWVAHGEGKFSLPYEEDKYNVVATYSYDEYPGNPNGSDYSVAGLASEDGRHLAMMPHLERAIFPWQNAYYPADRINSDQITPWMEAFVNARKWVEEHK; encoded by the coding sequence ATGATTCTTTTTTTCAGAACCCCTTCTCAGAGCGTGGTGGCAGTAGAAGCCGACCATGAATTCTCTTCTGAGGACATCAAAAAACTCAGTTGGCTTTTAGGTGAAGCAAATGTGGAAAGCGAAGACCAGTTACAAGGTTATTTTGTTGGCCCTCGTAAGGAAATGATTACTCCTTGGAGCACAAATGCCGTGGAAATTACTCAGAACATGGGTATTGAAGGTATTCTCCGTATAGAAGAATACTTCCCTGTACAAGATGAGAATGCTGATCGTGATCCGATGCTGCAACGTATGTACAAAGGTTTGAATCAAGGCGTGTTTACAACGAATCGTCAACCAGAAGCCATCATTTATATTGATGATCTGGCTGCTTATAACGAAAAAGAAGGTTTAGCTCTTTCACAAGAAGAGATGGATTACCTTATCAACATGGAAAAATCCATGGGACGTAAACTTACTGACTCTGAGGTTTTTGGTTTTGCACAGATCAACTCTGAGCACTGCCGTCACAAAATCTTCGGCGGAACGTTTATCATTGATGGCAAAGAGATGGAATCTTCACTTTTCCAGATGATTAAAAAGACTACTGCAGAGAATCCTAATAAGATTATTTCTGCCTACAAAGACAATGTTGCCTTTGCAGAAGGTCCGGTAGTAGAGCAATTTGCACCAGCTGATCATTCAACTTCTGATTATTTCCAGATCAAAGATATTAAAACAGTTATTTCACTGAAGGCGGAAACTCATAACTTCCCTACTACCGTAGAGCCATTCAACGGTGCCTCTACAGGAACTGGTGGAGAAATCCGTGACCGTATGGGTGGAGGAAAAGGTTCTTTGCCTATTGCAGGAACAGCTGTTTACATGACTTCTTACCCTCGCACAGACGAAGGCAGAGAATGGGAAGAACTTCTTCCGGTTCGCGAATGGTTATACCAAACTCCTGAACAGATTCTGATCAAAGCATCCAACGGTGCTTCTGACTTCGGAAACAAGTTTGGCCAACCACTCATCTGTGGTTCTGTACTGACTTTCGAGCATAACGAAAACGATGTTCGTTATGGGTACGACAAGGTAATTATGCTTGCCGGCGGTGTAGGCTACGGCACACAACGCGATTGCCTGAAAGGTAAACCTGAAACAGGAAACAAAGTAGTAGTACTGGGTGGTGACAACTACCGCATTGGTTTAGGTGGTGGTTCTGTTTCTTCTGTTGACACAGGACGTTATACCAGCGGAATCGAGTTAAATGCTGTTCAGCGTGCTAATGCGGAAATGCAAAAACGTGCAAACAATGTAGTTCGCGCACTTTGTGAGGAAGATGTAAACCCTATTGTTTCTATTCACGACCACGGATCCGCAGGTCACGTAAACTGTCTTTCAGAATTAGTTGAAGAAAACGGTGGAGTAATTCACATGGATAAACTTCCTATCGGCGACAAGACTTTATCTGCAAAAGAAATTATTGCCAATGAGTCTCAGGAACGTATGGGATTATTAATAAAGGAAGAAGCAATCGAGCATGTACGTAAGATTGCTGAACGTGAACGTGCTCCAATGTACGTAGTGGGTGAAACCACAGGCGACGCACGTTTCGCATTTGAACAAGCTGATGGTGTTCGTCCGTTCGATTTATCTGTTGATCAGATGTTCGGTAGTTCTCCAAAAACTTACATGATAGATAAGACAGTAGAAGCTCACTACGAGAATGCTACTTACAATATTGACAACCTAGACGAATATCTTACCCGCGTGCTTCAACTGGAAGCTGTTGCTTGTAAGGACTGGTTAACTAATAAGGTAGACCGTTCGGTAACCGGAAAGGTTGCCCGTCAGCAATGTCAGGGAGAACTTCAGTTACCATTGAGCGATTGTGGCGTGGTTGCTCTTGATTACAGAGGAGAAAAAGGTATCGCTACTTCTATAGGTCATGCACCTCAGGCTGCTTTGGCAGATCCTGCTGCAGGTTCTATTCTTGCTGTATCTGAGGCTCTTACCAATCTTGTCTGGGCTCCGCTTGCAGAAGGAATGGATAGCATCTCTTTATCTGCCAACTGGATGTGGCCTTGCCGCTCTATGGAAGGTGAAGATGCACGTCTTTACACCGCTGTAAAAGCGTTATCGGATTTCTGTTGTGACTTGCAAATCAACGTACCTACAGGTAAGGACTCTTTGTCCATGACACAGAAATACCCAGACGGAAGCAAAGTTGTTTCTCCGGGAACAGTTATCGTTTCTGCCGGAGCAGAGGTTTCTGATATCAAGAAGGTAGTTTCTCCTGTACTGGTAAATGATGAAAAGAGTTACCTTTATCATATAGACTTTAGCTTTGACGAGTTAAAACTTGGTGGTTCTGCTTTTGCTCAATCACTAAATAAGATAGGTGATGATGTACCTTGCGTACAAGACAGCGAATATTTCCGCGATGCATTCCTTGCTATTCAGGAATTAGTAAATAAAGGACTAATCATGGCAGGCCACGATATCTCTGCCGGTGGTTTAATTACTACTTTACTTGAAATGTGCTTTGCAAATACAGAAGGCGGACTTGAAGTTAATCTGGACAAACTAAAAGAAACTGACCTCGTTAAGATTCTATTTGCAGAAAACCCGGGAGTTGTTATTCAGGTGAAACACAAAGCAGAAGTAGAAAAGATTCTGGAAGATGCTGGAGTAGGTTTTGTTATGATTGCCAAACCAACTGACGAACGTCACATTCTTGTATCGAAAGACGATGCGACTTATCAGTTTGGTATTGATTATATGCGCGATGTATGGTACTCTTCTTCTTACTTATTAGACAGAAAGCAGTCCATGAACGGTTGTGCCAAAGCTCGTTTCGAGAATTACAAAATGCAGCCGCTGGAATTTGTATACAACAAAGACTTCAAAGGCAAGTTCTCTCAATATAGCATCTCTCCGGATCGCCGCACTCCAAGCGGCATAAAGGCAGCTATTATCCGTGAGAAAGGGACCAATGGTGAGCGCGAAATGGCTTACTCATTATACCTTGCCGGATTTGATGTGAAAGATGTAACTATGACCGACTTAATCAGCGGACGCGAAACATTGGAAGATATCAATATGATTGTTTGTTGCGGAGGTTTCTCTAACTCAGACGTACTTGGTTCTGCCAAAGGATGGGCCGGAGGATTCCTGTTCAATGAAAAAGCAAAATCTGCTCTTGATAAGTTCTTCGCTCGTAAGGATACATTAAGTCTTGGCATCTGTAACGGTTGCCAGTTAATGATTGAGTTGGGATTAATCAATCCTGAGCACGAAAAGAAAGCAAAAATGCTACACAATAATTCTCATAAGTTTGAATCTACCTTTATCGGTGTAACCATTCCTACAAACCGTAGTGTGATGTTCGGTTCACTTAGCGGATCTAAACTAGGCATCTGGGTAGCTCACGGAGAAGGCAAATTCTCTTTACCTTATGAGGAAGATAAATATAATGTAGTAGCCACATACTCCTATGACGAATATCCTGGTAATCCAAATGGTTCAGATTACAGTGTAGCCGGCCTTGCTTCTGAAGACGGTCGCCATTTGGCAATGATGCCTCACCTTGAAAGAGCCATCTTCCCTTGGCAGAATGCTTATTATCCTGCTGATAGAATAAACAGTGATCAGATTACTCCATGGATGGAAGCATTTGTAAATGCACGCAAGTGGGTCGAAGAACATAAATAG
- a CDS encoding LysE family transporter, protein MLAIEVSILDLLIKGFIIGVVVSAPLGPVGVLCIQRTLNKGRWYGFITGLGAALSDIAYALLTGYGMSFIFDFISANQFYLQLFGSVMLFVFGVYTFRSNPVQSLRPASTSTGTYLHNFITAFAVTLSNPLIIFLFIGLFARFTFVAPQIHLYEQIIGYLAIALGAFTWWFALTFFVSKLRTRFNVRGIWVINRAIGGVVIVVSVLGLIFTLLGKALY, encoded by the coding sequence ATGTTAGCTATAGAAGTATCGATATTAGACCTGTTGATAAAAGGATTTATCATTGGAGTGGTAGTCTCTGCTCCTCTAGGCCCCGTAGGGGTACTATGTATTCAGCGTACTTTAAATAAAGGACGCTGGTATGGATTTATTACCGGTTTGGGAGCAGCGTTAAGTGATATTGCTTATGCTCTGTTAACGGGCTATGGCATGAGTTTTATTTTTGATTTTATATCTGCAAATCAGTTTTATCTTCAGTTATTTGGGAGTGTTATGCTCTTTGTTTTTGGGGTATATACTTTTAGAAGTAACCCGGTGCAGTCATTGCGACCGGCATCTACCTCTACAGGTACCTATTTGCATAATTTCATTACAGCTTTTGCAGTAACGCTTTCTAATCCGTTGATTATATTCCTGTTTATAGGACTTTTTGCACGCTTTACCTTTGTTGCACCTCAGATTCACCTTTATGAACAAATAATTGGTTATTTAGCAATAGCTCTAGGAGCCTTTACCTGGTGGTTTGCCCTTACCTTCTTTGTTAGTAAACTGCGGACAAGATTTAACGTCAGAGGTATCTGGGTGATTAACAGGGCAATAGGGGGAGTGGTAATAGTGGTCTCTGTTCTTGGATTAATCTTTACCTTGTTAGGAAAAGCACTTTACTAA
- the rfbD gene encoding dTDP-4-dehydrorhamnose reductase produces the protein MKNILITGANGQLGNEMRLLSSENNQYNYFFTDVQELDICDEQAIQAFVTQNEIDVIVNCAAYTAVDKAEDNVDLCRKLNAIAPGYLAKAAQSRGAAMIQISTDYVFNGTNHIPYTEEEPTCPASAYGITKLEGEQNVMNNCSQAIVIRTAWLYSTFGNNFVKTMIRLGKEKESLGVIFDQIGTPTYARDLARAIYAAINKGIVPGIYHFSDEGVCSWYDFTLAIHRLAGINTCKVNPLHTADYPTKAARPHYSVLDKTKIKKTFGIEIPHWEVSLQECINDIN, from the coding sequence ATGAAAAATATATTGATAACCGGTGCCAATGGTCAATTAGGCAATGAAATGCGTTTGCTTTCTTCGGAAAACAATCAATACAACTATTTTTTTACGGACGTACAGGAACTTGATATTTGTGATGAACAGGCTATACAAGCCTTTGTTACTCAGAATGAGATTGATGTAATTGTGAATTGTGCGGCATATACTGCAGTTGATAAAGCTGAAGATAATGTTGATCTATGTAGAAAACTGAATGCTATAGCTCCCGGATATCTTGCAAAAGCGGCTCAAAGCAGAGGCGCAGCCATGATACAAATCTCTACAGATTATGTATTCAACGGAACTAATCATATTCCGTATACAGAGGAAGAACCGACTTGCCCAGCATCTGCTTACGGAATCACTAAACTGGAAGGAGAACAGAATGTGATGAATAACTGTTCACAAGCTATTGTGATAAGAACCGCATGGCTTTATTCTACTTTTGGCAATAATTTTGTAAAGACCATGATCCGTCTGGGCAAAGAAAAAGAGAGTCTGGGTGTTATATTCGATCAGATTGGAACTCCAACTTATGCACGTGACTTGGCAAGAGCTATTTATGCTGCCATCAATAAAGGAATTGTTCCGGGCATTTATCATTTCAGTGATGAAGGAGTTTGTTCATGGTATGATTTCACTTTGGCAATTCATCGCCTTGCAGGAATCAATACCTGCAAAGTAAACCCTCTTCATACTGCCGATTATCCTACTAAGGCTGCACGTCCACATTATTCGGTATTGGATAAAACTAAGATAAAAAAGACTTTTGGCATTGAAATACCTCACTGGGAGGTGAGCTTACAAGAATGCATCAATGATATTAATTAA
- a CDS encoding peptide chain release factor 3, whose product MLDEIKRRRTFAIISHPDAGKTTLTEKLLLFGGQIQVAGAVKSNKIKKTATSDWMEIEKQRGISVTTSVMEFDYRDYKVNILDTPGHQDFAEDTFRTLTAVDSVIIVVDGAKGVEAQTRKLMEVCRMRKTPVIVFVNKMDREGRDPFDLLDEIEAELQIKVRPLSWPIEQGARFKGVYNIYEGKLDLYQPSKQVVTEKIELDIDSEQLDKNIGEGLANKLRSDLELVDGVYSEFNINEYLDAEVAPVFFGSALNNFGVKELLDCFVEIAPSPRPVQSEERMVEPEEDKFTGFIFKITANIDPNHRSCVAFCKVCSGKFVRNAPYKHVRHGKTMRFSSPTQFMAQKKSTIEEAYPGDIIGLPDTGNFKIGDTITEGEELHFKGLPSFSPEMFKYIENADPMKTKQLNKGVDQLMDEGVAQLFVNQFNGRKIIGTVGQLQFEVIQYRLLNEYNAACRWEPLSLYKACWVESDNQEELEAFKKRKYQFMAKDREGRDVFLADSNYVLQMAQMDFKSIKFHFSSEF is encoded by the coding sequence ATGCTTGACGAAATAAAAAGAAGGCGTACTTTCGCTATTATCTCTCACCCGGATGCGGGTAAAACTACTTTAACAGAGAAGCTTTTGCTTTTTGGAGGGCAGATTCAGGTTGCCGGGGCTGTGAAGTCTAATAAGATTAAGAAAACGGCAACTTCCGACTGGATGGAGATTGAGAAGCAACGTGGTATTTCTGTAACAACTTCCGTAATGGAGTTTGATTATCGCGACTATAAAGTGAACATCCTTGACACTCCGGGTCACCAGGATTTTGCTGAAGATACATTCCGTACGCTGACTGCCGTTGATAGTGTTATTATCGTTGTAGACGGTGCCAAAGGTGTTGAGGCTCAGACTCGTAAATTGATGGAAGTCTGCCGCATGAGAAAGACTCCGGTAATTGTTTTTGTTAACAAGATGGACCGTGAAGGACGTGACCCATTTGATTTGCTGGATGAGATTGAAGCTGAATTGCAAATCAAAGTTCGTCCGTTAAGCTGGCCTATTGAACAGGGAGCCCGTTTTAAAGGGGTATATAATATATATGAAGGCAAGTTAGACCTTTACCAGCCAAGCAAGCAAGTTGTTACTGAAAAAATAGAACTTGATATTGATAGTGAGCAACTTGATAAAAATATAGGAGAAGGACTGGCAAATAAACTTCGCTCTGATTTGGAATTGGTTGACGGAGTATATTCAGAATTTAATATAAACGAATATCTTGATGCAGAGGTTGCTCCTGTATTCTTTGGCTCTGCTCTTAATAACTTTGGTGTAAAAGAACTACTTGACTGCTTCGTGGAAATAGCTCCGTCTCCTCGGCCGGTGCAGTCTGAAGAAAGAATGGTAGAACCGGAAGAGGATAAATTCACCGGTTTCATCTTTAAGATTACAGCGAACATTGATCCTAATCACCGTTCTTGTGTGGCTTTCTGCAAGGTTTGTTCAGGTAAGTTTGTGCGTAATGCACCTTACAAACATGTTCGTCATGGAAAGACCATGCGTTTTTCCTCGCCAACCCAATTCATGGCTCAGAAGAAAAGTACTATTGAAGAGGCTTATCCCGGTGATATTATCGGTCTCCCCGATACAGGAAACTTTAAGATTGGTGATACAATAACGGAAGGAGAAGAGCTTCACTTCAAAGGCTTGCCTAGTTTCTCTCCGGAAATGTTCAAATACATAGAAAATGCCGATCCGATGAAGACCAAACAGCTCAATAAAGGTGTTGATCAACTGATGGATGAAGGTGTGGCTCAGTTATTTGTTAATCAGTTTAATGGCAGAAAAATCATCGGTACAGTAGGACAGTTGCAGTTTGAAGTGATTCAATATCGTTTGCTGAACGAATATAACGCCGCTTGTCGCTGGGAGCCGCTTAGTTTGTACAAAGCATGCTGGGTAGAAAGTGATAATCAGGAAGAACTGGAAGCATTTAAGAAACGTAAGTACCAGTTCATGGCCAAGGATAGGGAAGGACGCGATGTTTTCCTTGCTGATAGTAATTATGTGCTTCAAATGGCACAAATGGATTTCAAAAGCATTAAGTTCCATTTTAGCAGTGAATTTTGA